CCTgacacaacaaaaacaaatttctactgcTTCTGCTTGGTGACATCTTTGCCCTTTTAATCAATTAAACAATTGGTGACCTAAATAACCTAAAATCAGTACTGTATATTGATTTCTTCCTCTAGCACTTGTCCTTGACTGACATGTACACAGATGTACATATTTTCCATCACAGTGATATATAAAGCGTATGCATATCATTAAAGTGGGTAAATAAGAACACACATTGTGTAAAAATAAAGGAAGCTAAGGTTGGGTAATGCTTTCACCGGAACACCAAATCTCTTCTCATTCCACCCTTACCGCACAATCCCGGACTATTTACTTCAATAGCCTAACTTGTCTCCCTCACCTGGTACCCTCAAGCTCCTTTTTAAGCTCCCTTCTCCCAATTCATTCTTCACCTTAACaactgaagcttttaaaaatgtataactgtTCCCCCATTTACAACCTTAGGATAAAGTCCAAAGTCTCTAACTTGCATTGTCAGACTTTGTAAGATCTCGACTCTGATTGTTTTTTTAGTCTTTCTCCCCCAGGCACTCTCTCTTTCAGTGGTACTAAATGTCTCTGGGTCTAGAGTAGGCCTTGATTTCTCCGCTTCAGTTCCTTCACATAGAATGTCCTCTCTCAGAACCTCATTTTACCGTCTAAGCCTTCACTTCTTCTAACCACTACTTATCCTTTTGGCCTCTGCCTACAGCTTACTTTTTCAGTGCAGCACACAGGCCGTTGGTCTGGATCAAAATCTACTCCCTCCATCCCAGGCACGCGATTAGACTACATTTAGCCATCTCTCTCCAACAGAAAGTGATGTACCAGCCTTTGGtgttcctttccctttccaccAGCAGGAACCCATAGAGACCCAGTTTCCACCATGAGACAACACCCAAGGGATGGCAGAGCAGCCAGATGGAAAGAACATGGAAGCCTGAATGATCACGTAGAGCTGCCCACCAGGAGCGCTCACTTCGACCTGGAACATTTAGTTCAGGCTGTTACATGAGAGAAAAACGATTTTCCTTCAGCTAGATTACTGTTTAGTCAGCCCTACGCTGACAAACACACCTAGAGAAGCTTTCTCCAGACCAGCTCGTACTAGGCTAAGGTTCCTGATAAAGGCACCCACAGCATCCTCTACTACTTCCTAGCACTTACCACACTTGTGCttactgatttcatttattcatttaacttaCACCGAGCACCCAGTATGtctgcctggcactgttctagagCCCAGTGATAGCAATGGTGTTCCAGATGGACAAGATCCTTTATCTTCTGGAGTTTACTTTCTATTGGGGAGACAAACACGTCCCCTCACCCAAGAAAACAGCAGCTAGTGATAAAggttataatgaaaacaaacacagtgaTATGATAGAGATGGTGGGAGGATGAGAGATACTCTGGAtttggtggtcagggaaggcacTGTAGGATGGTGGCACTTAAAGCTGAGACCTACTTGACAAGAAGGGGCCATTTCAGCAAAAGAAATAGTGCCAAGATACATTCTTGGCCTATTTGAAAAAGAGACCAGTATGGATGGAATCAAACAAGGGAAAATATAGTAGAAGCAGGGCCCAAAGAGGCAGACAAGGGCCAGATCACATACTGACTTGCAGGCCactctgaattttattctaagtatgactatttgtaattatttatttacaagttGACTTCAAAACTGCCAGTTCTCTGAGGGTAATTCTAGATAGCAGAGTAGGTatttttcgtgtgtgtgtgtgtattaccaGCATTCATCACAACTGCTGGCATACAGCATGTGTCAAACGTTTGCTAAAATGAATGACTATAACAGGATCACATTACTTCTCCACACATGCATGTAAAGGAACCTCAGAAGTCAGCCTGACTTAAATTAGAGAAATGCTCACATGTCAAGATAGAAATTAGAGTCTCTTGTCTACAAGAGACCACCTTTCTAAGTATAGCgatccagaaggaaaaaataagcttGAAACTCTAAGGACAGCACTTGAATCAAAgtcccccaccctctttcctgtAGCACTTCCTTCATATGGAAccaagtgaaacaagccagttcCCCAACTAGTTCGCAAAAACAGGGTGTGGAAAATGTAGCCTTAGTTGACAAAGGAGTAACTCTACAATTCTATATAATTTCCAGCCATTTTAAccaattttgtaatattttggtACACTGGCTGAGGGGTGCTTTCCCTAGGCAGGatgtttttcccctaaatttcaaCAGTTCTCTTAGATTTATTTGGAATGACTAATCTACAgcaacagaacaaaagaaaaacaggcgCTTCTGTGTCTGGTAAAATGGTACTTTCTTAGCATGTGCACAGGACAGTCTACAAGGTGTATAAAgtttagaataaagaaaattatatctcGAGGAGTTTCCAGCGTAAGAAAAGTGACAAATTAACAAAGGATAGGtcaatatgaaacaaaaacactaagaGAGGACCTGTTCAGATCAGCCAGAAAAGGCCTAAGGAAAACAAGACTTAAGTAAGGTAACAACAGTTTGGCAGAGAGAAGGTAGAAGCAGCACTTACAGATGAATGAGATAACTTCTGCCAGTATATCAGGGGATGTGGAAAACTGAAACATGTTTAGAGTAAGATGTATTTGATTGGAGCAGAAGATATATTGGCAAAAAAGTACAGGGATTCTTACAGCTAAAATGTATCTTAAGAGATTCTAAAACCCCCTAATTCCAAGATGAAAAACAGTAGACACAAGAAAGTCAAATAAGTTTCACACAGAGCTGGTGAGTAGTACTGTTGGCAAATGATTCAgggtttctgattctttttcattaagcaCAGTGGGAAAGCACTGTACCAGGTGCCCTTGAAGAAtccaaaagaaatacacataagTTTTCCTATCTTCAAAGAACTCAGAATGTTGCTGAGGTGAtatgacacacaaaaaagaaaaatacaaaaacaggatgtaatttttttttaagtgtcaaatTATGCTCTACCAAAATACATAGGCATTTAGGAAGCTGGGAGATtaggaacaaaaaacaaaaacaaaaaaggaaccgAAAAGCAAATCAGTGATTGTTGAAGTGGTatgatagaaaaattattttgatgactTGTGTTCAGAATGGCatgaaatgtaaagaaagaaactggGGAGGAATTAATAATTGCAACTTTGAAAAAAAGGATTGCTTTATATagtcatgaaaatgaaaataaaagggcAGATAAGGAAGTTCATCTTTGCAAAATTACTTCAAATTACAAAAGGACCAGTTACAATATGTAACTAAAAACAAGTTGCACAAGTTCCAAGTGTAAGAAGCTTATAGGACAGGTTTGGCTCACTAATTTCTACTAACCCAACCACTGACTAAACTGTGcttatgaaaacaaaaccacagaataAAAGAATTCTGTTTTCCAGAGAATTGTGAACCTTGAgattatcttcttttcttttaggaGAGAGTCCCAGTTTGGTTTTAAACCTCAAGTTACCAATCTGCTTGCTTTGCAACCCATAAAACTACAATGTCCAAAGACAGGATGAACTATTCATGAAGCTATCACCAGCAAAAGTAGTACTTACTAACCAGAGGCAGTATATTTACAAGATCTTATTCACCATTTCACTCGTCTGCTGCTCTTTACTGGCTTGGCTGCCTCCAGTTCCAACCACAAGTACTTTACCAAAATATCCTTCAAGCCAGGAACAGTATTTTAAAGTCAATGATAACCCCCATCATACCATCATAGCAGTCTTTTTCCAACACTGAACCCTGAGATGATTACATGTATATACAAAATCACCAGCTGAATTAACAACTATTAGATAAAATGACTTGTTAGATTTTTAAACGTTTTACAGAAAGCCTTAGACCTACAAACGAAAAGAGCTAGTAATGATATGCATTCTCTataatcttaagaaaaaaaccaaaacactacaGACCAGGAATCAAAAATAGCTTTACACAAACAAGAGCAAAATTGTAGGTTTTGTTGAGGGCATCAGCCACTTAATTTAACCCCTCTTCATCAGAAGCAGTCAGCCATGCTGCTGTTTTCATCAGTTACTAGGAAACAAATAAGATAAAGGACAGATTGGGCACAAGAGTCTATGGTCGAAACTAATATTTTGATGCAATTATTGAAAATTCCTAAAGTGTCACTAAGAAAAAGCATCTAGGGCTACCTCAAAATGAGTATCTACAACTGAGTCAGTGGTTTAAGTGGAGGAAAGACACACTGGAACTTGgggttgtttttttccccctctctagcccctcctcctgcccccaccttaACAGGAAAGAAAGCGCGCCCAGCATAAACACAGGCCAAAGCTCACGGTTTGTCACCACAACAAACTGGAGGTTACACCAGCGCTCCTGGAAACCGAGCCCCAGGTCTTGGTTGCTAGGCTCAAAAAGAGCCTCTTTCCCACAAACCTGTGAActgagggggcggggggggcggggagggcttACCCAAGAGTTTTGGTTGTTTCctcacccccctttttttttttttaaacgaaagCTTTGGAAAAGTGGCGACAGACAGCAAAAGTTTCCCTTTGAGCCAGACCTCTAGATCTGCCTTGCACAGATGTACACTAGGTGGGCCGGTCCCACGTAGTCTCCAACCATCATTACAATTTACAAACCTAACGATTAAAGAACAGGAGCGAAGAGGATGAGAAGGcttccacacccaccccaccGCCGCCGTCCTCTCCAGACACCGCTTCCTGGTCCCCAACAGCACAAATAACCGAAAACCATGGCGCTAAGAGGGGCTGTGAAATCTACACGCACCAGCCACACTGGGAACCCGCCACGACAGCCGGGAAAAAACTGGCGGGGCGAGGAGACGCCAGGCGGCCCCCTGTCATCTAAGGACAACAACACGCCCAGGAAAGAAGTGGCAGGAGACTGGGGGAGTTGCCCCGAAAACAAACCCCGAGCCTCCCCACTTTCCTGGGAACGCCATCCTCTCCGCAGCCGGGAGCGGCCGGGTCCCGGGTGGGGGCCGCTGAAGGAGGCGCCCCCCGCAGGCCGGGCGACCCGGAGAGCCCGCAGCCGGCCCAGCCCCTCCTCGGGGAGTCTATGAGAGGTCGCTCCCCGCCGCGgcccctgcccgcccgcccgccgcaaCTCACCGCCGGTGTGTCTGGTTCTCAGCCGCGAGCTGGGGCTGCCGTGAGGAGGCGGCGGAGGAGACGAGATCCGGGGCCCCGCCGCCGGGTCATCATACCCCCCGCGCGAGCCGGCCCgggccccggcccctgccccccGGAGCCGTCCCCGCGCCCGTCCCGCGGGGGGAGCCCCCTCAGCCTCCCGCCCGCTCCGCCGCCCGGcccctcgccgccgccgccgccgccgcctcagccCCGCGCGCTCCCGCCTCGGCCTCCCGCTGCCGTCCGGGGCCACCACCCGGCCCCTTGCTCCGCAGCCGCCGTTGTCGCCAGACCCGACGAGCTGAGCGCCGAGCAGCCGCCCCTATCCGGCCGGCCCCGCCTCGCGGGAACTAGTCCCCCGCCCCGCGCCATGACACCTACTGAGGCGGAAGTGCCGGAGAGCCGGTGGGTTAGGACGACCGCATACTACTGATGGGACTGGGAGTGGGTGGGCCTCCGTGGGGAGCCAGCGTGGATCGAGGGCGGGGGTCGGATTCCCCGCCCCCTCCGCACGGTCGACTTCGCGGTGATTTAAAGGTGCTTGGTGGCAGTGTGGGGTCCAGCTTTAAAATGTCATCCCCGCCAGTGTGACATCACCAGCCGCTAGTGTGACACCCCCAGAGATTGGGCAGCGCGCGGGGAGGCAGTGCCTACCCGGGAAGCCCCCTGCTGGTGAAAAATCACCTAGGTTTAGGCTTTAATGTTTCGTTGCCTTCCGGAGACGGTCTAGCTGAGTGACAGCCGCGTTTGGGATCCTTAAGCCTCCAAGCACATTAGAAGCCCCCTTAGGGTACTCTCCCATTGCCGCCTTGGGGCCCTGGGTTTGTATTAGGAGGTGAGAAAGAGTAGCAGTGCTCTGAACCCAACCCCTCAAAACCTGCAGTGAGCTTATACTACCATAATTTTCTTGCGTCTACCAGGAGATAGTAAAGCCAGGTATTCAGGAAATGGAATGCGTTGGGCACACAACATTCTGAAAAAAAGTAAGACACTGCTTGAAAACTAGGTTATCCTAATAAGAAAGACAGTTGCAATCTCCCAGGGCCAAGAGATTCTGGAAGACTTCAGACATGTCACTCACTGAGTAAAAGACTCTGATTCCTCAAGTGGGAAAGTTTTATAAgcagtatattaatttttttcccatcctgCAGGTGCTGGAAGCAGCAAGGATCTGAGCCCTAGAAAGTGGCTGTGCAGCACCATGGATATCTGCACATACTCTTTAAGGAGAGGGAACATGTGTTTAAGATAAGATTCTGCTATCAAGTTATATTTCTCAGATCTCATTCATATATCTTTGACCTCTTGGGATCAAAGAGATCATTTTTGTGAAGATATGCTAAAATGGTCATACCACCTTTGGGTTTCTCCCTTTGTTTAGCACTGGGAATGATTCTATTTTATTGGGAACAGGGAAGTTTATTTCCCTAGAGGACCTGGGTTAACAAAAGTGTTCAATCCCACAGGAcagttttgtttgcttattttcacAGGAACTTAGAGAACATAAAGTCCTACACTGGGCTGACCTGGGAAACATCACAACATGGAGAGCAGGTGAGCATGCGTGCCTGTGGAGCAAGGGAAAAGCCAGAACTAGTGCTCTGGGGTGGAACATACCCTGCTGGAAAAGCAGGCTTCAAAGATGCTAATTGCT
This region of Camelus ferus isolate YT-003-E chromosome 9, BCGSAC_Cfer_1.0, whole genome shotgun sequence genomic DNA includes:
- the LOC116666100 gene encoding basic proline-rich protein-like, with translation MALRGAVKSTRTSHTGNPPRQPGKNWRGEETPGGPLSSKDNNTPRKEPGAAGSRVGAAEGGAPRRPGDPESPQPAQPLLGESMRGRSPPRPLPARPPQLTAGVSGSQPRAGAAVRRRRRRRDPGPRRRVIIPPARAGPGPGPCPPEPSPRPSRGGSPLSLPPAPPPGPSPPPPPPPQPRALPPRPPAAVRGHHPAPCSAAAVVARPDELSAEQPPLSGRPRLAGTSPPPRAMTPTEAEVPESRNLENIKSYTGLTWETSQHGEQVSMRACGAREKPELVLWGGTYPAGKAGFKDANCLPYLGSTQLL